In Salvelinus namaycush isolate Seneca chromosome 37, SaNama_1.0, whole genome shotgun sequence, the following are encoded in one genomic region:
- the si:cabz01093077.1 gene encoding C-C chemokine receptor type 4 — translation MNTTEATSADDYSGDDYYGSPCSTGTSLTQGSNYQPILFYLVFTLGLTGNSLVLWVLLKYMKLKTMTDICLLNLALSDLLLALSLPLWAYHAQGHEFEGDSPCKIMTGVYQVGFYSSILFVTLMSVDRYLAIVHAVAAMRARTLRYGALASIIVWVASIGAALPEAIFAAVVWEDDEDSGSSCQRVYPEDTEKTWKLLRNFGENGVGLVLCLPIVVFCYISILTVLQRLRNSKKDRAMKLIFAIVGVFVVSWVPYNVVVFLQTLQMFDIGNSCEASTQLDTAMEVTETIALAHCCVNPVIYAFVGEKFRKCLGTVLSRYPLCKKLRKHAMVSSRGSENETSNTAV, via the coding sequence ATGAATACAACCGAGGCCACCAGCGCAGACGATTACAGTGGCGATGACTACTATGGCAGCCCCTGTAGCACTGGCACCAGTCTAACCCAAGGGTCCAACTACCAGCCCATTCTCTTCTACCTGGTGTTCACCCTGGGTCTGACAGGCAACAGTCTGGTGCTCTGGGTCCTCCTCAAGTACATGAAACTGAAGACCATGACAGACATCTGTCTGCTGAACCTAGCCCTATCTGACCTGCTCCTCgccctctccctgcctctttgGGCCTACCACGCCCAGGGTCATGAGTTTGAAGGGGACAGTCCGTGTAAGATCATGACTGGTGTCTACCAGGTGGGCTTCTACAGCAGCATCCTGTTTGTGACCTTGATGAGTGTGGATCGCTACCTGGCCATCGTTCACGCCGTGGCCGCCATGAGGGCCAGGACGCTGCGCTATGGAGCGCTGGCGAGCATCATCGTCTGGGTAGCGTCCATCGGCGCTGCTCTCCCTGAAGCTATCTTCGCAGCAGTAGTGTGGGAGGATGACGAGGACAGTGGTTCAAGTTGCCAGCGGGTTTACCCAGAGGACACAGAGAAGACATGGAAGTTGTTACGGAACTTTGGTGAAAACGGAGTTGGGCTCGTCCTATGTCTGCCCATAGTGGTCTTTTGTTACATCAGTATTCTCACTGTACTACAGAGGTTAAGGAACTCCAAAAAAGACAGGGCCATGAAACTGATATTCGCCATCGTGGGTGTGTTTGTAGTCTCCTGGGTCCCTTACAACGTTGTGGTTTTCCTCCAGACCCTTCAGATGTTTGACATTGGGAATAGCTGTGAGGCTTCAACGCAGCTTGATACAGCTATGGAGGTGACAGAAACCATAGCGCTGGCTCACTGCTGTGTCAACCCAGTCATTTATGCTTTTGTAGGAGAGAAATTCAGAAAGTGTTTGGGCACTGTGCTCTCTAGATATCCACTGTGTAAAAAGCTCAGGAAACATGCAATGGTGAGCAGCAGAGGATCAGAAAACGAGACTTCTAACACAGCTGTGTGA